The Leishmania infantum JPCM5 genome chromosome 28 sequence AGTCGTGTTTCACTTCGCCGCGCGTGCAGTGCAGACTCAACTACGCACTCCAATGTGCTGAAAGACCTCGGGCAGTCGATCACGTCGCACGAGAAGACAGTCATCGCCGATGTCGCAAAAAAGCATacagcaaaacaaaacaggCTTCATCAGGTAGAGCTCTAGCATCCGCCACCTCAACTGCCAAGGGCCGTAAGAAAGGGAATCCACGCATAcgggaaaagagagagaccaaCGGGTGCGTATGCCCAGATACGCACAAATGCAAGCAAACACGAAGATGGTTAAAGTTATCAGTCAGGCAACATAAAATTTCCAACGTGTCATTCTACAGCCGGAAAGTCAGCAAATAGACGCATACACAATCACAGGTCTCGTGTCTCTGTGGCACTGCAGCTATGCCAGGGAGCCGGCCCCGCTAGCACCGCGTGGCGTCGTTCCGTCCATTGCAACGTCACTGCCTCACAGCGCAGCCGAGGTCCCGGATCACGCTCAACATcactgcagcgcagcaaagGCAGAAAAGCGGTAGGCGGGTGCATATGTTTTCCGAATCGTCGCGCGGGGTTCGTAGTGCGCCGGCCCAAGCGTGACCATCACGACGGCGCATCTCTtccgcacagcgccgccccAGACCcgtccgccgacaccgagaGTGGGTACTACGCCCTGATTCCGCGGTGAGGTGGTTAGTATCATGAGGGCCAGCGCTACGGTCAAGATTGAAAACAAAGAAGTCAAGGTATGGATGAGAGTTAATAATCTGAGGAGCCCACGCACAAACGGTAGTAGTCAGAGGCGGGAGGCTAACGGCAGAAGAGTCCAAAATCGAAAAGCAAAGTCCAAAAAGAAAAGTGAGACTGATGTCAGCGAAGACGCACTGAAGAACgggaaaaggggaaaaaCACATATACTCTCACATCTGCACACACTTGTGTACTTCAGCACAGCGAGACGTTTCGGCAATGGATagttttgttgttgctcggCTTGCTTTCTTAGATGTATGTGCCTTGTATTCGATATGCATaaaaaggggaaaaagagATGTGCAACTGAATATGCCGCCTCACCTCATTCATTGCACAAGTCGAAGTTGTCGTTCGATGATGCTTCCGTGTTTGGGGGGAGAGGATGGGGGATTCAAGTCGCCTCTGCTTGCTCGCGAACACGCAGAAGACACCTCAACAATCGCCAGGGCAAGTCAGACGAAGGGCCCAGGacggaaaaagagagaaaataAAATGCGTAAAAGGCCgaacagacacacacagagggagagagaggcgcaaaCAACAAATAAAGTTTTTCTCACGCGGAGAGATGATTagagcgaaaacaaaaacgaaggaGCACTGTAGTCACTccatctcgctctctctaATGGGCCTTGCCCTTCctgcacacgtgtgcgtctgtgtcggTGACGTTGTTCACGGGTTCGGCCGACACATCCTCAGAGCCGCCTTCACGGATAAGGCCACGCCcagagaggagaaaaggcaagagggagaaggcggtgTAGGGATTGGGAAGGTGCACACTGAGAGAGAAGTGGCGGAAAGGAGTGGGTGGGGGCCGGAGCAACCGCGGAGACTGCACAGCAGTGGCCTTCcattctctccctcctcaaCTGTCCATTGGCCCTCCTTACCCTTCCCGATGAGCAGCAGAGAAACCGACacacaggaaaaaaaaagaataagCAGCGGTACACTTCAGAAGAAATGGAAAAGAAGGCACAGAGACGCACAACATAATAGAATAAAAATTTACGCTggggaagaaaaaaaaaacaggagGAGAGCACCATCGCTGATGCTTGTGTTGTGGTTGTCTTTTGTGTGGGCGGTCCCAACAGCCGCGGCacgtgggcgcgtgtgtgcgcgtgcgtgtataACTCACACCATCGCTACCCCGTATCGTCTCTTGAGGCGGTAACAAGGAGACTTTaggagagggaaaggcgCACAAGCAGGTCCAGAAACAGACGGGCAGGTGTTGTAGCACAAAGCAGCACCGCGAATGAAGGATCTGCAGAACGAGGGTGGGAAAGAGGACAGGAAAGGTAAGGTGGGGcactgcccccctcccctcccgccccctctcaatgccgctgcgccagtgcTGCAGGTTTCTTGAGTAGTGAATGCGATTTGTCGAGCAAGCGGGACATGGTGGAGCACAAATGCAGACAGAGACAACTGCGGTGCTCTCTAAGGAGGGGGTCTTTTCAGTGCGGACCTTACAGGCCCTTCCGTCAGGAGAGCCTTTtcgcgccgtcgtcctctCATTGGCAAACAGACCagaaaaggaggggaggggtcgGACACGGGCGCAAGGGGATACGCCTCAAGGAAGAAAATGgacaaaacacacacatacagaggGATAGAGATGGAACAGAAGGGAACAtgcggagaggagaagagaaacgGGAAACTCAAACACGTAAACGATAAAAAGAAGAACATCCAATACAGCGAACAAAGTAAAacgaggggagaagagatcCGGGGCCGACTGAAAAACGGTCACGAACTGAGTAGACGAGGGAGTCGGACACACTTGCAAGAAAAACTGAGTAAGGAGAAAGGCGGGCGTGCAAAACTAAAATTTTAGGAGTGTCAGGGGGATGAGAGGGGAATAAGAACGTCCCATGCACAACGACTTCACAATACAATAGTGGAGAAGAAAGCCgagcacaaaaaaaacgaaaaacagcAAGAAAAACCTCAGCAGCAAAGTGAGAGGATCAACCAGAAAAGAGATCTGCGTGCGCACAAAAACCATCGTGGAACAGAgaggggtgtgggtgggtgggtgggtgggtgggcaaATAAATGAGAGGAAGGGATATGGACAGAGAGACGATAAAAAGAAAAAGTAACgagcgagaggaggtgggTGAGACATGAAAGACAACCTTAGGAGAACCGGTCGTCGGGCGCTCCTGTGCGTCTACtagcacgcgcacacacgtgtgttcaaaaaaaaaagcaacaaCCATAGGAGTGGTGGAGCACCACCATACGAACCACACAACGTGAGAATGAAGGACCGAAAAGAAGAGACCAAACGAAACCATAGCAAAGACTCACAGACGCAAGAACGACACAAAAAAGCCACCAGGCTGTTTGCatacgtttttttttctgttgttgtgtgtatgtgcgtgtgtgtgtgtgtgcgcgcgcgaggatcgggggaaggaggaagggaagtGAACGGGAGGGACAGAGGAGAGATCAGTAGAGTGTGCAgcacctctcccctcctttgAGTCGctgcctcccttccctttttttcctcttcgtTTGCCGCCAGTCACAacgtcccctcccccacacacacacttcaAGTACACGTCCTCGGCCCCTCAGGTTTTGttttccctcccctctcccctttcgcgctcccccccccctcctctatcgctctctgcctctctcatCTTGGCACACCGCACTGTCGTGAACTATAGTGGACGCTTGGGTGACGCCTTGTCTTCGTTTGCGCTTGTGAGTGGGCGGGCGTTGGTGCGCATgcgagaaaagggagagTGCTGCTGGGGAaggagaaaggaggagaggaagaaaggagGAACGACGGGTATGAAGGGAAGGGCAGAGGAGCCTGGTGATGCACATGCGCCCAAAGGcaaaaatatatatataagcACTGTGAAGTACGCAGCACAAACCTCGTACCTCCGTAGAACataaaaaaagaggagaaacgGTATAGAGCTCAGCAAGTGCGTCCCATCGTCGATATCGCAGCAATAAACCACTGGAGGGCATATAAACAGTAAAAACAACAGCAGTACAAGACGGGAGCCCAtcggacagagagagggagaaggggaatAGTTGCGATGCGTGAGGCGACGACACACACcacggctgcagcgtcgcgcgTGCTAAACACAAGAACAGCAATGAAAAGAAGCGAGGGAAAGGCAAAAGCATTTCAAAGTAGCGTGGCGCATGCGTACATAAGTATGCGTGCGTTTGCCACGACGGCCATGACGATGTGGTCACTCCCGCAGCTCACGCATGGCCCGTCTTAGCCACAACAGGGAAGTCCTCCATTTCGTGCTGATGGTCGCCCAGCGCCATCGGCATGGGATCAAGAGGAGAGAACATAATGTTTTGATGAGGCGAGTAGGCCGACTTGTCTAGCGCGCTGTCACAGCTGCCGGTATCGTCAGTGGCTCCCGCCTGGGAGTCCACGCGAACTTCGCTCCTCACCGGCGTCTTGGAGCTGGTCAGGGTGCGCAGGCTGGTTATCGCTGCAGTCGTCGCCGAGATAGGGTCTCCGACTGACATGAGCGGCGGAGGTGATGACCGCGTGCTCCTCCGTTCCTTGCGCAGCGACGAGTCGCTTCCCTGCCGGTCGCGCTGCTCGTTACagccctcctcgtctccgccgccTGGTGACACCAAGCGATTTGTATTTTCCCGCCTCTTCTCTGAGTTCAACGGCAGAGGCAGGGCGGACAGCTCCACGTTTTCCGCGTATGCCTCGGCGGTGCTCGCCTCACTCCTCTCCAAAGATTGCCGTCTCGTGGATGACTGCGTCGGCGCTACTGTGGCGAGactcggcgctgcaggcgtcgACGAAAGCGAGCGGTCCTTCGAGTGTTTCCGAGGGCACGGTTCGGGCATCTTGCCGTAGGCAAAATCCACCAGAGGGGCGTTGTGCGACAGCACAACATTGCCCATGAGCGAGTCCCGCATGAGCTTATCTGCGGTGCGCACGTAGTGCCGCAGGCCAGATCCTGGAATAGGCGACGCCGTTGGGGGACAGCTAGCGCTACTGTCACCGTAGCTCCCTTTCTGGCGAAGCACGAGCGCCGAGGCGGTAGGGGGCCCGCCACGCGAATGGCAAAGTgtcggtgccgcgccgctgcggtgcgcaTGGGGCCGGCGCGGGGGGGTGTAGAGAAAGGAGATGTAGTCACGTATGCCTTTGGGCAAGGGGAGATCGCTGATTTCGCGCTTCAAAagcacacgcagcgccaAGGCCACAACACAAACCGCGATGAAGGCGACGAGGTGGGCGGCCATGCGGGCGGTCAGCCACAGCCCGTATGAGTACCGGCCCCGCAGTCCACTTTGTTGCACGTCGCCCACGTGCGAAGCTCCTGTGTAgaggctgctgctcatggaGGTGTTCCCGCAATGGCCTCTAGTCGCGGCACCCTCACGCATCTCCTCCCAGAAGAGGGATTCGTCTTCAGAGTCGTCCATCTCGCCCTCACCGTCGCTCGCGACGAAGCTCTCGATAGAGGTCAAGGAGGTGAACTCAATGCCGTACTTAAGAATTTCCTCCTTGGCGGACGCGCTCGAGCTCCGGGTGGGCGGCTGTACGACAAATGCTTTTGATGCGCCCGGCGTCTCCGATTCGCCGCCTTGCACAACGTCGGGGTCTCCGCAATGAAGCGGCGAGGCGGGAGAGACGGCGAGGGGGAAGGCCTCCTTGTGCGAGCGCCGTGAGTCAGCAAGCGAGGACCGCTGCCGAGGCTGCTGTGTTGAaatggtgctgctgttgaggCCGCTGCTAGCGCTGCTGCTAAGGTGACCATGATTAATGCTCTGGTAGAAGCCGTCGTCGACTTCGTCCCCGTCGGACGGCAAGGAGTCAACGGGTGGGCAGTCTTCGGAGGGCATCTCCGTGATCGCCCCCTCGGTCTCAAGCACGCTGGCCGCGGGCGACGCCAGCTCCTCTCCAGAGAAGGAACTCGCCGAGGTAGCCGGGCTCGCCGATGGTGAGTGTAGCTCCAATTCGGATATCCACGGGTGCTGCAGAAGCTGTTTCACAGACCAGCGCTGGGCCGCGTCTATGCACAACATGTGCTGCAAAATGTCCTCGATCAAAGCCGGGATGGGGCGTGGGATGCGATATGTGGTCGTCTCGATCACCTCGAGCAACGCGTCGGGGTCGCCGCGCGAGCAGCGGTACGGATACCCGCCGAAGAGCATCATGTAAAGCGTGATGCCAGCGGCCCAGACGTCGACCTTTCGACCATCGTAGGAAGGGTGCTCACGAAGGAGCTCAGGGGCACAGTACTTCAGCGTACCGCAtgcgcggtgcagctgagCGCCAAGCATGGAATGGCACGCAAACCCAAAGTCAGAGAGCAACAATCGTGTCCGCTGCTTGTTTAGCAGAATGTTCTCCGGCTTGACGTCGCGGTGGACAACGTTGCGGTCATGCAGCGCTGACAGCGCCAGCAGGAGCTGCTTAAAGTAGTACCGCACTCGATCGTACGGCATGAACGGGGTGGCCGACAACTGCAGCGAGTCCATCACAGAGCAGCCAGTGGACGACGacacctgcagctgcctcaACTCCTGGCGTCGCTCGCGAATCAGATCCAGCAGCGTTCCACCCTCGGCGAGTTCCATGACAAGGTAGTAATTGTGCTTGGATACCATCTTGTCCACGAGCCCAGTCACGTAAGGAGAGCTGCCAGCAATCTCGAGTGCGTTGACCTCGCGAATAAGGGCCCCAGTCATCTTGTTCCGAAGGGCCGCCTTCTTTTCCACAATCTTCACGGCGTAGGTCCGCCCCGATGAGAGCTCcgagcaccgccacacaGTGCTGAAGGCACCACTCGCAATCGGAGTATCCAGGCGGTATTGCACCACATCGCCGATCACTTTCCTTGTGGTCATTTTTTTTGACCTCTCCTTCTCGTCAGTGCCTTTCGTTTCAGTTTAGCCGTCCAGCGCAAAGACTGTGGATGAACGAGAGAAAAGGTGCCGAGGGGatcgcaggaggaggagatgcagaCAACGGCACCGAGgcggagagacagagggcgGTCCAAAGGCGCAACacaaacaagcaaaaaaaatgaagagcagcgcagaCAACGATGTCAGCgcaacacaaaaaaaaaacacgaaagAGGCAATAAAGTGCTtcaagcacagacacacagacacacaatACACTGAGCTGAAGTGATACAGGAGTTAAAGAGCAGGACCCGAAAGCACAGCAAACACCACAGAGAGAATTGACAGCAATGAAACGGAgaaaaggcgaaaaaaaaagataaacagacacgcgcactaCTGGAAACGGCAGAGCACTACGCTAAAAATGGAGGGGGAGTGAAATGGGAAGGAGGGGGCAAAGACAGGGCCAAAAAACATCGACGCACAAAACATACGCGCGGTTTCCTTTTTTACCCTTTTATTTTTTGATGGGTGAGGGCGAGAGCCTGTGTGCCTGCATGAAAGACTGAATATATATCTTGAGATGCTTTCTGTCTCCTCGTCTTATTTCAATCCTTGT is a genomic window containing:
- the LDK gene encoding putative protein kinase — encoded protein: MTTRKVIGDVVQYRLDTPIASGAFSTVWRCSELSSGRTYAVKIVEKKAALRNKMTGALIREVNALEIAGSSPYVTGLVDKMVSKHNYYLVMELAEGGTLLDLIRERRQELRQLQVSSSTGCSVMDSLQLSATPFMPYDRVRYYFKQLLLALSALHDRNVVHRDVKPENILLNKQRTRLLLSDFGFACHSMLGAQLHRACGTLKYCAPELLREHPSYDGRKVDVWAAGITLYMMLFGGYPYRCSRGDPDALLEVIETTTYRIPRPIPALIEDILQHMLCIDAAQRWSVKQLLQHPWISELELHSPSASPATSASSFSGEELASPAASVLETEGAITEMPSEDCPPVDSLPSDGDEVDDGFYQSINHGHLSSSASSGLNSSTISTQQPRQRSSLADSRRSHKEAFPLAVSPASPLHCGDPDVVQGGESETPGASKAFVVQPPTRSSSASAKEEILKYGIEFTSLTSIESFVASDGEGEMDDSEDESLFWEEMREGAATRGHCGNTSMSSSLYTGASHVGDVQQSGLRGRYSYGLWLTARMAAHLVAFIAVCVVALALRVLLKREISDLPLPKGIRDYISFLYTPPRRPHAHRSGAAPTLCHSRGGPPTASALVLRQKGSYGDSSASCPPTASPIPGSGLRHYVRTADKLMRDSLMGNVVLSHNAPLVDFAYGKMPEPCPRKHSKDRSLSSTPAAPSLATVAPTQSSTRRQSLERSEASTAEAYAENVELSALPLPLNSEKRRENTNRLVSPGGGDEEGCNEQRDRQGSDSSLRKERRSTRSSPPPLMSVGDPISATTAAITSLRTLTSSKTPVRSEVRVDSQAGATDDTGSCDSALDKSAYSPHQNIMFSPLDPMPMALGDHQHEMEDFPVVAKTGHA